One Mycolicibacterium sp. ND9-15 genomic window, CGCTGACGCTGCAGACCACGGCGCCGTCGGCTGCCCCCAACATCGTCGCCCAGGGCGACGGCGCCAGCATCACCTGCCGGATCACCGTCGATGACGAAGTCAAGGACGAGAGAACCTCCACCGGCGTGAGCGCTCAGACCTTCTGCTTCGTGAAATCCGCATGAGCGCACCCGAAAGCGAGGCCCCCACCGAGGCCTTTCCGCCCGTGAGGCACGCCAAGCGGCCCTTCATCCCGCGCACGATCCGCGCGCTGGCGATCCCGATCATCCTGGGCTGGATCGCGATCATCGCCATCGTCAATGTCACTGTGCCGCAACTGGAAACCGTCGGCCAGATGCGCGCGGTGTCGATGAGCCCGGACTTCGCGCCGTCGATGATCGCGATGAAGCGCGTCGGCCACGTCTTCCAGGAATACGACTCCGACAGTTCGGCGATGATCGTGATCGAGGGCGAAGAACCCCTCGGTGAGGACACCCGCGCCTTCTACGGCGAAATGGTCGCCGAACTCGAGGCGGACACCAAGCACGTCCAGAGCGTCCAGGATTTCTGGAGCGATCCACTGACCGCCTCCGGCGCGCAGAGCAGCGACGGCAAGGCCGCCTACGTCCAGGTGTATCTGTCCGGAAACCAGGGTGAGGCGCTGGCCAACGAGTCGGTCGAGGCGGTGCAGAACCTTGTTGCCGGCATGCAGCCACCGCCCGGCGTCAAGGTCTATGTGACCGGTCCGGCGGCGCTCGCGGCGGACCAGCACATCGCCGGCGACCGAAGCATGCGGATGATCGAGGCGCTCACGTTCACGGTGATCATCACGATGCTGCTGCTGGTCTACCGGTCGATCATCACGGTGCTGCTGACGCTCGTGATGGTCGTGCTGCAGTTGTCCGCGGCTCGCGGCGTGGTGGCGTTCCTCGGCTACCACGAGATCATCGGGCTCTCGACGTTTGCCACCAACCTCCTCGTGACGCTGGCGATCGCCGCGGGGACCGACTACGCGATCTTCCTGACCGGCCGCTACCAGGAGGCGCGTGGCGCCGGAGAGGACCGGGAGTCCGCGTACTACACGATGTTCCACGGCACCGCGCACGTGGTGCTGGGGTCGGGTCTGACCATCGCGGGTGCGCTGTTCTGTCTGAGCTTCACTCGGCTGCCGTACTTCCAGACCATGGGCGTACCGCTGGCCATCGGCATGGTCACCTCGGTGTTCGCCGCCCTGACGCTCGGGCCCGCGATCATCAGTCTCGCCAGCAGGTTCGGCAAGGTGCTCGAACCCAAACGGGCGATGCGGGTGCGGGGCTGGCGCAAGATCGGCGCCGTCGTCGTGCGGTGGCCCGGACCGATCCTGGTCGCGACGATCGCATTGTCGCTGGTGGGTCTGCTGGCCCTGCCCGGCTATCGCACCAACTACAACGACCGGAACTACCTGCCTGCCGACCTGCCGGCCAACCAGGGGTACGCGGCTGCCGACAGGCACTTCTCGCAGGCTCGGATGAACCCCGAGCTGCTGATGGTCGAAAGCGATCACGACCTGCGCAATTCCGCGGACTTCCTGGTCATCGACAAGATCGCCAAACGGATCTTCCGCGTGCCCGGAATCTCCCGCGTGCAGGCGATCACCCGGCCCGACGGTAAGCCGATCGAGCACACGTCGATCCCGTTCCAGATCAGCATGCAGGGCACTACCCAGCAGATGAACCAGAAGTATCTGCAGGATCGAATGGCCGACATGTTGGTGCAGGCCGACGAGATGTCCAAGACCATCGCCAACATGCAACGAATGTCGGCGCTCACCGAGGAGATGGCGGCCACCACGCACAGCATGGTCACGAAGATGAAGGACATGACTGCCGACGTGGCCGAGTTGCGCGACGACATCGCCAACTTCGACGACTTCTTCCGGCCGATCCGTAACTACTTCTACTGGGAACCGCACTGCTTCAACATCCCGATCTGCTGGGCGTTCCGGTCGGTCTTCGACACCCTCGACGGCATCAACACGATGACTGACGACATCCAGAACCTGCTGCCCGATATGGAGCGGCTGGACCAGCTGATGCCGCAGATGGTCACGCTGATGCCACCCATGATTGAAACGATGAAGACGATGCGGACGATGATGTTGACGATGTACTCGTCGCAAAAAGGTCTGCAGGACCAGATGGCTGCCATGCAGGAGAACTCGACTGCCATGGGTGACGCGTTCGACGCGTCGATGAACGATGACTCCTTCTACCTCCCGCCGGAGGTCTTCGACAACGCAGAGTTCAAGAAGGGCATGGAGAACTTCATCTCGCCGGACGGCAAGTCGGTGCGGTTCATCATCGCCCACGACGGCGACCCGATGACCCCGGAGGGCATCGCGCGGATCGACTCGATCAAGCAGGCCGCCAAGGAAGCCATCAAGGGCACGCCGCTGGAAGGCTCCACGATCTACCTCGCGGGTACCGCCGCGGTGTTCAAGGACATGGCCGACGGCAACAGCTACGACCTGATGATCGCGGCGATCCTCGCGTTGGCGTTGATCTTCACGATCATGCTCATCCTCACCCGCGCCGTGGTGGCCGCCGCGGTCATCGTCGGGACCGTGGTGATTTCGCTCGGCGCGTCGTTCGGCTTGTCGATCCTGATCTGGCAGCACATCCTCGGCGTCGAACTGCACTGGATGGTGATGGCGATGGCGATCATCATCCTGTTGGCGGTGGGCGCGGACTACAACCTGCTACTGGTGTCGCGGCTGAAGGAAGAGCTGCACGCCGGCATCAAGACCGGCATCATCCGGGCGATGGGTGGCAGCGGTTCCGTCGTCACGTCGGCCGGCCTGGTGTTCGCCTTCACCATGATGTCGATGGCGGTCAGCGAACTCACAGTCATCGGACAAGTCGGAACAACCATCGGACTTGGCCTGTTGTTCGATACTCTTGTCATCCGGGCGTTCATGACGCCGTCGATCGCGGCGCTCATGGGTAAGTGGTTCTGGTGGCCACAACGGGTGCGAGAACGGCCGATACCTGCACCGTGGCCGAAATCTAGGGAATTGACACTGTCAGGGGGGGAAGGAGCACAGTCATGAAGCGGCTGATAGCCGGGATAGCTGCTGCGGCGGCGGCACTGGTGTTGGCGGCGCCCGCTCAGGCGGACCCCGACACCGACTTTTCCAACGAGCTGCACACCTATGGGATCTACGGGCAGAAGGACTACAACGCCTGGATCGGCAAGATCACCTGTAAGCGGCAGCGAAAGGGTCTCGACAAGGATGCCTTCGCGTCGGCGCAGTTCGTGCAGAAACAACTGGCGCGCGGTCAGAACAGCACCGATCAGTCCTGGAAGTTCCTGGCCGGGGCGTTGCGCTTCTACTGCCCCGACTTGCTGCCCATCCTGGACCAAGCACGCGACCGATAACGAGGAGTCCTGCAGTGTTTCGTAAAGCGAGCTTCGCGATGGCCGTCCTCGGCTGCGCGGCGATGATCTTTCCGGGGGTCGCGTCCGCGGACGCCACCGACGACTATCCGATCCCGAATCGGATGCTGAGGACCACCTGCACGGTGGACCAGTACATGGCGGCCGTTCGTGACGAGGATCCGTTCTACTACGAGCGGTACATGATCGACTACAAGAACCGGCCCCTCGATGTTCAGAAGGGTGCGCGCGACCGGATCTACTGGTTCTTCTCGCTGGACTACCCGGCGCGTCGGCAGTACTCGGAGAACACGGCGACCAACGTCTACTACGAGCAGATGGCCACCCGCTGGGGTAACTGGGCCAAGCTCTTCTTCAACAACAAGGGCGTCGTCGCGCACGCTACCGAGGTGTGCATGAACTACCCGCCCAGCCAGCCCGACGTCTGGAACTGGTAGCCGCGCCTCACACCGGCCTCTTCGATACGGTCGTCCGGCGCCTGTGACGTTTCGGCGTCCGGCAGCGACATACCCGTATGAGCGCTCATGCCAATCGCGTGGCGGGCCTGGTCGCCGCGATTATGCCGGCCGTCCTGATCCAGGTTCCCAGTGCCGCGGCGGCGCCGTGCCCGGACGTCGAGATCGTCTTCGCCCGCGGCACCACCGAGCCGCCGGGGGTGGGAGGCATCGGACAGGCATTCGTCGACTCGTTGCGTTCGCGGTTGGGTGACCGTTCGGTGGGCGTGTACGCGGTCGACTATCCGGCCGGTCGGGACTTTGCTGCGAGCACCCGCGCCGGAGCCGAGGATACCCGCGCGCACGTGCAGTCTGTGGCAGCCGGCTGTCCCGCCACCCGCATGGTGCTCGGTGGCTACTCCCAAGGTGCCGCCGTGATGGATGTCGCAACCGCCGCAATGCCGCCGACGGTGGCTCCGAATGTCGCTGCCGTCGCGTTGTTCGGGGGTCCGCGCAGTAGTTTTGCCGACCGGTTGTCGCCGGGACCGCTGCCCGCGGTGGGAGTGGACTATGTCGCCAAGACCATCGACCTGTGCGTGCCCAACGACCCGATCTGCTTCGAGGGTGGGCGGGACATGGGCGCGCACGGCGCGTATGTTCAGGCGGGATTGGTTAACCAAGCTGCGGAGTTCGCTGCCGGCCGCATCTGACTACCGTTCGGAGGGCCTCGTCTGGTAGGCCTAAGGCGGTCCTGACACCCTAGGGAGGAGCTGCGCCGAGGTGAGGTTCTGGTGAGCGCTCCCGCCGTGCAGTCGCCCGAGCAGACCGATCACTTCCGGCGGTCGCCGCTGGCCAAGTGGATTCGGCGGTTGGCCCTTCCCATCATCGTCGGTTGGATCGCGCTGATCGTGCTGCTCAATGTGAGCGTGCCGCAACTCGAGGTCGTCGGCCAGATGCGGTCGGTCTCGATGAGCCCCTCGGAAGCGCCGTCGGTGATCGCGATGAAGCGCGTCGGCGAGGTCTTCGAGGAGTTCAAGTCCGACAGCGCAGCGATGATCGTCCTCGAGGGCGAGCAGCCGTTGGGTCACGATGCACGGCAGTACTGCGACGAGCTGGTCGACAGGCTCGAAGCCGACGACAAGCACGTCGAGCACATTCAAGATTTCTGGGGCGACCCGCTGACCGAGGCGGCGGCCGTGAGCGCCGACGGTAAGGCGGTGTACGTCCAGGCCTATCTGGCCGGCAATATGGGCGAGGCGATGTCCAACGAATCGGTGGACGCCGTCGAGAAGATCGTCGACGGTCTTCCGCCGCCACCGGGGTTGAAGGTCTTCGTGACGGGCGGCTCGGCCCTGATAGCCGACCAGCAGATCGCCAGCGATCGCAGCGTCCGCATCGTCGAGTACGTCACGTTCGCCGTCATCATCACGATGCTGCTGCTTGTCTACCGGTCGATCGCGACCATGCTCATCACGCTGGTGATGGTCTTTTTGGCGCTGACCGCCACTCGTGGTGTGGTGGCGTTTCTCGGCTACCACGAGCTGATCGGCTTGTCGACGTTCGCGACCAACCTCCTCGTCACGCTCGCGATCGCCGCATCCACCGACTACGCGATCTTCCTGATCGGGCGATATCAAGAGGCGCGCACCATCGGTGAAGACCGGGTGTCGGCCTTCTACACGATGTTCCATGGCACCGCTCACGTGGTGTTGGGCTCGGGCATGACCATCGCCGGCGCGACCTTCTGCCTCTCGTTCACCCGCCTGCCCTACTTCCAGTCGCTGGGTGTGCCGCTGGCGGTGGGAATGGCCATCGCGGTGTTGGTGGCGTTGACGCTCGGACCGGCGATCATCACTGTCGCGAGCCGGTTCGGGCTGTTGGAACCCAAGCGCGCCATGCGCATCCGCGGCTGGCGGAAGATCGGTGCCGCCATCGTCCGCTGGCCCGGGCCAGTCTTACTCGGAACGATTGCGTTGTCACTCGTCGGCCTGCTGACGCTGCCCGGTTACCAGCCGAATTACAACGACCGCCTCTATCTGCCCGCCGACCTCCCCGCCAACCAGGGTTTCGCCGCGGCCGAACGGCACTTCTCCCCCGCCACGATGAACCCCGAGTTGCTGCTCATCGAAAGCGACCACGATCTTCGCAACTCGGCGGACTTCCTCGTGATCGACAAGATCGCGAAGGCCATCTTCCGGGTGCCGGGCATCTCGCGGGTCCAGGCGATCACGCGTCCCAACGGCAAACCCATTGAGTTCAGCACGATTCCGGCACAGCTCAGCCTCAGCGGCGTCAACCAGGACCTGAACCGCAAGTACATGCAGGACCGGATGGCCGACATGCTGGTGCAGGCCGACGAGATGCAGACCAACATCGACACGATGACCAGAATGATGACGCTGATGGGCGAGATGAACGCCACGACGCACAGCATGGTCGAGAAGACCCGGACCATGACCGCCGATGTCGCCGATTTGCGGGACCACATCGCCGATCTCGATGACTTCCTGCGCCCGATCCGCAACTACTTCTACTGGGAACCACACTGTTTCAACATTCCGGTCTGCGCCATGACACGGTCGATCTTCGACACGATCGACGGAACGAACTTGCTGACCGACAGGGTCCAGGATTTGCTCCCGGAGTTGGAGCGGCTCGATGCGCTGATGCCGCAATTGCTGGCGCTGATGCCCGAGCAGATCGAGTCGATGAAGACGATGCGCCACATGATGTTGACCATGCACTCCAGCCAGTCGGGGTTGCAGGATCAGCAGGCCGCACTCGGTGAGAACCAATCGGCGATGGGCGATGCCTTCAACGACTCGTGGAATGACGACACGTTCTACCTGCCGCCGGAGATCTTCGACAACGCAGAGTTCAAACGCGGGATGGAGAACTTCATCTCGCCGAACGGTCACGCGGTGCGGATGATCATCCAACACGAGGGTGACCCGCTCAGCGCCGACGGCATCGAACGCATCGACGCCATCAAACAGGCCGCCAAGGAAGCGATAAAAGGCACACCGCTGGAAGGGTCGACAATCTACGTCGGCGGTACCGCTGCGGCGTTCAAGGACATGCAGGAGGGCAACAACTACGACCTGATGATCGCGGGCATCCTCGCGCTGGCGCTGATCTTCACGATCATGCTGATCATCACCCGCAGCCTGATCGCGGCCGCGGTCATCGTGGGCACCGTGGTGCTGTCCCTCGGGGCGTCGTTCGGGCTGTCGGTCCTCGTTTGGCAGCACATTCTCGGTATCGAACTGCAGTTCATGGTCATGGCCATGGCGGTGATCATCCTGTTGGCCGTCGGCGCCGACTACAACCTGCTGTTGGTCGCCCGGTTGAAGGAAGAACTACCCGTGGGGATCAACACCGCAATCATCCGCGCCATGGGCGGCAGCGGATCAGTGGTGACGGCGGCGGGCCTGGTCTTCGCGTTCACGATGATCTCGATGGTGATCAGTGAACTGACGGTCGTGGCGCAGGTCGGGACGACCATCGGCATGGGGTTGCTGTTCGACACCCTGGTGATCCGCGCGTTCATGACACCGTCGATCGCCGCGCTGCTCGGCCGCTGGTTCTGGTGGCCGCAGCGGGTGCGGACCCGGCCTAAGGCCGCGCCATGGCCCGCGCCATCGCAGCCGACGCAGTAAAGCAGCCCAGCATCGCCGCGCCCAGCGTTCCGGTCATGCCGTTCTTAGCCAGCAGCAGCAGCGCCACCCCCGCCACCACGATCAGCACCCCGGCGGTGGCCGAGCGCACACCGGTCGCCCCCACGGTCGCGTCCCACCACGGGAGTGGTCGATGCTCGAGCGGTGCGAGCAGGCGGAACATCGCGAACATGACGACGGCGAACACGGCCGCCCGAAGCGCCAGCAGAACCCAAAAGTACGGTGCATCAACGTCATACGCATCGAGGCCGACCGCGTGCAAAAGGAACGCGGCGATGGCGATCGCCACGATGTGCCAGAGGTACAGCGTCATCGCTCCCCCGTTCCCGGTCGCCACGACATACCAGACCCGCGGCCGCTGGGCCCACCGCTGGATCATCCCGGCGCAGGCGACGAAGACAGTTGACATCCAGGTGCAGTGCAGCGCGAGCAGCAGCGTGGGAGGCGACACGTTCGACAACTGTTCGGTGCCGGTGACGACGAGCGAGATCTCGTAGGGCCCGGCCAGCACCAGCAAGGCCTGCGCGGCGAGCGCGCCGGCAGCCACCACGAGCGCCGTACGCCGCCTGATCAACCCGCGTGCATAGCCGACGCCGAACACGACCGGGATCAGCCACACGATGACGAAGTTCGCCAGACCCGCCATCGGTGTGCCGATATAGAGCCGGATCGCGTCGATGACCGCGGCGGCGGCCAACAGGCCGCCGACGACCAGCGCGACGTCCCGGCCCCTCGCCAGGTGGGTCAAGGCCGGCACGAACGCGAGCACGACGAGGTACACACCGAGAAACCACAGCAGCGCGACGGATTCGCGGCCGAGGTCCGCCGCTGATTCTGTGCCGAGGGCCAACCGCACCGCGAGGAGGCCGACCGCCCACGCCGCGAGGTACCAGAAGACCGGTCGGCACAGCCGCTGCGCGCGTGCGACCAGCCATGTGCCCCATGACTTGCCTGCGTGCCAGCCGTATGCGCCCGCGGCCCCTCCGGCGAGGAAGAACAGGGGCATGACCTGTACGACCCACGTCACCGGGGTGAGCGCGGGGATCGCCCCGAGGATGTTGCCGATCCGGACTCCGTTGACGTCGATGGTCGCCAGCAGGAGCGCGCAATGGCCGAACATGACCACGACGAGAGCGGTCAGCCGGGCGACGTCGACTGCGCGGTCGCGGGTCGGCGGGGTCTCGGCGGCGAGTTCATCGGCGCCGGGCAGCGGCTTGGTGAGCGACATGGGTTCAGGATGCCCTGTGAAGTGGTCGGTCGGCGTGAGTAGTACTACGCGATGCGCGTGGTCAGTTCCCCGGCTCGAGCAATGCGCACTGGGCACGTTCGCGGTCGGTGAGGGCCGCCGAGGTGATCGCCCCGAAAGCGGCGACGTCCCGGGCGAACCGAGTCGGCGCCTCCGGCAGCGCATCGGGACCTTCGAGGCGAAAGCAACTCGGCGCGAGAGGCCCGAAAAGCAGGGCGCGGCGGAACTCCGGCCAGTTGTCCAGTGCCGGTTCGACGCCTGCGGCCCGGGCGAAGGTCACCGCCGCCAGATTCATTCGCGTCTTCTGCGGCAGGCCTCGACGCGAGCGGTAGGCCGATATCGTAGCGCGCTGCTCGGCATCGCTCGGTGGCGCAATCACCCCGCCCCAGGTGTAGGCGATCCAGCGGGCCTGCAACTCGAGCGGCACGAAATATCCGCCGGACTGATCCCACATACCCATGAACGCCAAGCCGGGCAGGTCGGGATGGAAGGTGTGACGATCAGTGTCGAGGTGGCCGGCGTCCATGTCCATGGTTACGCGGATTCCGTTGTCCAGAAACGGCATCGACAGCTTGAAGCCGGTGCCGAAGAGGATGCCGTCGAACTGTTCGGCAGATCCGTCGGTGAACGTCACGGTCGTGCCCGCCACCGACCTCATCCACGGCCGCACCTCGATCCTGCCCTCGCCCACCAGGGGCAGGTAGTACTGGCTGAGCGTGATCCCGGCAGCCATCAGAGAGGTATCGGGTGCCGGCGCGCCGTACTGCTGCGGGCTTCCTCCTGCTTCGACGACGATCTCCTTGAGCTGGCGGTCGATCTCGGCCACCGGCAGTGTTTCGTCGGCCAACGCCCCGTACCGGGTGAAGATCCGGTGATCGGACGGAACGCCGCCTGCGAACTTGGGAAGCACATAGCGTTGACGGCGCTGGGTGACCACGACGCGGGCGGCACCGCGTTGAGCCAATTCGGCGGCGATCTCCAAGGCGCTGACGGCGCAGCCCGCCACGAGGACGCGCTTACCGCGGTAGGGGGTCGGCTCGCGGTAGTCGAAGGTCGCCATGGCCCCAGCCGGCCCGCTGAAGGTTTCCAACCCATCGACCGCCGGAACGACGGGCGACTGGAACCGTCCGGTCGCCACGACGACGCGCTCGTACGTCTGCTCTCCGCGTGCGGTGCTCACCAGCCAGCCGCCGTCGTCGCGGCGAATGCTCGTCACGGCCGCGGCGAACCGGATTCGTGTTGCCAGGCCGAGCATCTCGGCGTAGCGGTGGAGGTAGCCGAGAATCTCGTCGTTGCCGGGAAAGACCACGCCGCTGCCGGGCTCGAGGTCACTGAAGGCAGTCAGGATGCGGCTGGTGTTCGTGTGCATGGTCGGCCACACGCCGCTGCGGCCCGGCTCCCCCGTCCACTGGCCGCCGAGGCTCGTGCCCCGTTCGTAGATCGTCGGCTCGAAGCCTTGAGCGATGAGCCAACGCGCCGCGACGAGCCCGCCGGGCCCAGCCCCGATGACCGCTACGTCACCGGCCATTGCGTGACTCCCCCGCCGCCGCGATGTGCCGTCAAACTCGGCATGCGGTGAATCTACTGCGCATGTGCGCCCGCCCCGGCAGATCGCGTGCCGAATCGGCCCGCCACCGTGCGGCTGGCGGGCCGATTCTGAACCTTCGACGCTCAGGGCGCAGCGGCGAAGACCGGGAGATTCGGGGTCACGAGCTGCGGCCGGACACCGCGGACGCCGGCCTTCGGCGGGGTGGTGACGACGATCGATCCGCCGCGGCAGGACACGATCTTGCCGTCGACGAAGACGTCTTGGCCCTCGTCGATCGGGATGTCGTAGCCGTCGGCGTCGGTGTAGGTACATCCGCCGCCGCCGGGGCCGGGCTCGTTGTCGGTGGCGAACGCCGTCGCCGGGGCGAAGACGAAGGCAGCCAGGACGCCGAGGAGCATGACGGCGTACTGGAGGCGGGACAGCGGGCGGGTGGTTGACTTGGTCATCTCGGATTCCTCTCGGGAGTGGCGCGGGGTGCGTTGAGAGAAATGATTGCGAGCCGACGCGGCCGTCGTAATCGCCGCGAGGACAGAATCTCCTCGTGTGTGGGCAGGATTTCCTGTCTTCGCGGTGAGGGTGGGCGACCGCGCGCGATTGAAACCGCCTGTCGGACAGAACCTGAGGCCTACCACTGGCCCAGCTGTCTTCGACGGTGTCCAAATCGAGCGCGCATTGGTGCGTGACAGTCGATGTGGGTGGGTATAAGAGCCAAAAGCCGCCCATAGAGCGTTCACAGAGTCGGAAGGCGACAACGATGGCAGAGCCCGAGTCCGGCCAGTGGAACGTCGCCGCCAAGGAGAACCGGGTCTACCTGGAGCGCGCGAGCGAGAGCGGTGAACTGTTGTTCGGCGACTCGCTTGAACCCCATGAAGCGCGGCAACTTGCCCGGGCGTTGACGAAAGTCGCGGACAAACTCGACGAATCCCCGCGACCCAGCGATTCGGACGACCCCGACGAGTCCGACGACACCGACGAGTCCGACGACTCCTCCGCCTAGGTCACCAACTGCGAGCCTGCTGAATCCTGTTGACTACGAACGGCAACGGAACAGGCTGAACGCGCCACCCGACGCGTTCGAGGTATTATCGGCGCGGCTCAGCGCAGTGATCGACGCACCAATCGTAATCAGAAGCACCGTTCATCGTTATCAGAAACACCGCACCATTTCGCGCAGTCCACGGCTACGCTGCTGCACCATTGGCTGCACGCGCCGCGATGAAGGAGCCATCGCCACGCTGGTTGGACGAAGTCGCAATGGGGAGGAATCATGCGCCAACCGATGACCGCGCTCGGCGCCGGGCTGGTCTGTGTTCTGGTCGCCGGGTGCGCGAGTTCAGTCGGCAACGCC contains:
- a CDS encoding MMPL/RND family transporter; amino-acid sequence: MSAPESEAPTEAFPPVRHAKRPFIPRTIRALAIPIILGWIAIIAIVNVTVPQLETVGQMRAVSMSPDFAPSMIAMKRVGHVFQEYDSDSSAMIVIEGEEPLGEDTRAFYGEMVAELEADTKHVQSVQDFWSDPLTASGAQSSDGKAAYVQVYLSGNQGEALANESVEAVQNLVAGMQPPPGVKVYVTGPAALAADQHIAGDRSMRMIEALTFTVIITMLLLVYRSIITVLLTLVMVVLQLSAARGVVAFLGYHEIIGLSTFATNLLVTLAIAAGTDYAIFLTGRYQEARGAGEDRESAYYTMFHGTAHVVLGSGLTIAGALFCLSFTRLPYFQTMGVPLAIGMVTSVFAALTLGPAIISLASRFGKVLEPKRAMRVRGWRKIGAVVVRWPGPILVATIALSLVGLLALPGYRTNYNDRNYLPADLPANQGYAAADRHFSQARMNPELLMVESDHDLRNSADFLVIDKIAKRIFRVPGISRVQAITRPDGKPIEHTSIPFQISMQGTTQQMNQKYLQDRMADMLVQADEMSKTIANMQRMSALTEEMAATTHSMVTKMKDMTADVAELRDDIANFDDFFRPIRNYFYWEPHCFNIPICWAFRSVFDTLDGINTMTDDIQNLLPDMERLDQLMPQMVTLMPPMIETMKTMRTMMLTMYSSQKGLQDQMAAMQENSTAMGDAFDASMNDDSFYLPPEVFDNAEFKKGMENFISPDGKSVRFIIAHDGDPMTPEGIARIDSIKQAAKEAIKGTPLEGSTIYLAGTAAVFKDMADGNSYDLMIAAILALALIFTIMLILTRAVVAAAVIVGTVVISLGASFGLSILIWQHILGVELHWMVMAMAIIILLAVGADYNLLLVSRLKEELHAGIKTGIIRAMGGSGSVVTSAGLVFAFTMMSMAVSELTVIGQVGTTIGLGLLFDTLVIRAFMTPSIAALMGKWFWWPQRVRERPIPAPWPKSRELTLSGGEGAQS
- a CDS encoding DUF732 domain-containing protein; this translates as MKRLIAGIAAAAAALVLAAPAQADPDTDFSNELHTYGIYGQKDYNAWIGKITCKRQRKGLDKDAFASAQFVQKQLARGQNSTDQSWKFLAGALRFYCPDLLPILDQARDR
- a CDS encoding DUF5078 domain-containing protein, whose amino-acid sequence is MFRKASFAMAVLGCAAMIFPGVASADATDDYPIPNRMLRTTCTVDQYMAAVRDEDPFYYERYMIDYKNRPLDVQKGARDRIYWFFSLDYPARRQYSENTATNVYYEQMATRWGNWAKLFFNNKGVVAHATEVCMNYPPSQPDVWNW
- a CDS encoding cutinase family protein produces the protein MSAHANRVAGLVAAIMPAVLIQVPSAAAAPCPDVEIVFARGTTEPPGVGGIGQAFVDSLRSRLGDRSVGVYAVDYPAGRDFAASTRAGAEDTRAHVQSVAAGCPATRMVLGGYSQGAAVMDVATAAMPPTVAPNVAAVALFGGPRSSFADRLSPGPLPAVGVDYVAKTIDLCVPNDPICFEGGRDMGAHGAYVQAGLVNQAAEFAAGRI
- a CDS encoding MMPL/RND family transporter — translated: MSAPAVQSPEQTDHFRRSPLAKWIRRLALPIIVGWIALIVLLNVSVPQLEVVGQMRSVSMSPSEAPSVIAMKRVGEVFEEFKSDSAAMIVLEGEQPLGHDARQYCDELVDRLEADDKHVEHIQDFWGDPLTEAAAVSADGKAVYVQAYLAGNMGEAMSNESVDAVEKIVDGLPPPPGLKVFVTGGSALIADQQIASDRSVRIVEYVTFAVIITMLLLVYRSIATMLITLVMVFLALTATRGVVAFLGYHELIGLSTFATNLLVTLAIAASTDYAIFLIGRYQEARTIGEDRVSAFYTMFHGTAHVVLGSGMTIAGATFCLSFTRLPYFQSLGVPLAVGMAIAVLVALTLGPAIITVASRFGLLEPKRAMRIRGWRKIGAAIVRWPGPVLLGTIALSLVGLLTLPGYQPNYNDRLYLPADLPANQGFAAAERHFSPATMNPELLLIESDHDLRNSADFLVIDKIAKAIFRVPGISRVQAITRPNGKPIEFSTIPAQLSLSGVNQDLNRKYMQDRMADMLVQADEMQTNIDTMTRMMTLMGEMNATTHSMVEKTRTMTADVADLRDHIADLDDFLRPIRNYFYWEPHCFNIPVCAMTRSIFDTIDGTNLLTDRVQDLLPELERLDALMPQLLALMPEQIESMKTMRHMMLTMHSSQSGLQDQQAALGENQSAMGDAFNDSWNDDTFYLPPEIFDNAEFKRGMENFISPNGHAVRMIIQHEGDPLSADGIERIDAIKQAAKEAIKGTPLEGSTIYVGGTAAAFKDMQEGNNYDLMIAGILALALIFTIMLIITRSLIAAAVIVGTVVLSLGASFGLSVLVWQHILGIELQFMVMAMAVIILLAVGADYNLLLVARLKEELPVGINTAIIRAMGGSGSVVTAAGLVFAFTMISMVISELTVVAQVGTTIGMGLLFDTLVIRAFMTPSIAALLGRWFWWPQRVRTRPKAAPWPAPSQPTQ
- a CDS encoding acyltransferase family protein — its product is MSLTKPLPGADELAAETPPTRDRAVDVARLTALVVVMFGHCALLLATIDVNGVRIGNILGAIPALTPVTWVVQVMPLFFLAGGAAGAYGWHAGKSWGTWLVARAQRLCRPVFWYLAAWAVGLLAVRLALGTESAADLGRESVALLWFLGVYLVVLAFVPALTHLARGRDVALVVGGLLAAAAVIDAIRLYIGTPMAGLANFVIVWLIPVVFGVGYARGLIRRRTALVVAAGALAAQALLVLAGPYEISLVVTGTEQLSNVSPPTLLLALHCTWMSTVFVACAGMIQRWAQRPRVWYVVATGNGGAMTLYLWHIVAIAIAAFLLHAVGLDAYDVDAPYFWVLLALRAAVFAVVMFAMFRLLAPLEHRPLPWWDATVGATGVRSATAGVLIVVAGVALLLLAKNGMTGTLGAAMLGCFTASAAMARAMARP
- a CDS encoding flavin-containing monooxygenase, which translates into the protein MAGDVAVIGAGPGGLVAARWLIAQGFEPTIYERGTSLGGQWTGEPGRSGVWPTMHTNTSRILTAFSDLEPGSGVVFPGNDEILGYLHRYAEMLGLATRIRFAAAVTSIRRDDGGWLVSTARGEQTYERVVVATGRFQSPVVPAVDGLETFSGPAGAMATFDYREPTPYRGKRVLVAGCAVSALEIAAELAQRGAARVVVTQRRQRYVLPKFAGGVPSDHRIFTRYGALADETLPVAEIDRQLKEIVVEAGGSPQQYGAPAPDTSLMAAGITLSQYYLPLVGEGRIEVRPWMRSVAGTTVTFTDGSAEQFDGILFGTGFKLSMPFLDNGIRVTMDMDAGHLDTDRHTFHPDLPGLAFMGMWDQSGGYFVPLELQARWIAYTWGGVIAPPSDAEQRATISAYRSRRGLPQKTRMNLAAVTFARAAGVEPALDNWPEFRRALLFGPLAPSCFRLEGPDALPEAPTRFARDVAAFGAITSAALTDRERAQCALLEPGN